One genomic segment of Anguilla anguilla isolate fAngAng1 chromosome 2, fAngAng1.pri, whole genome shotgun sequence includes these proteins:
- the myh11a gene encoding myosin-11a isoform X3 has product MSKKSGLSEDEKFLFLDKDFINSPVAQADWAAKKLVWVPSEKHGFEAASIKEEHGDEVLVELADNGKKVTINKDDIQKMNPPKFSKVEDMAELTCLNEASVLHNLRERYFSGLIYTYSGLFCVVVNPYKMLPIYSEKIIEMYKGKKRHEVPPHIYSITDNAYRNMMQDREDQSILCTGESGAGKTENTKKVIQYLAVVASSHKGKKDTSAQQSGSQLAYGELEKQLLQANPILEAFGNAKTIKNDNSSRFGKFIRINFDVTGYIVGANIETYLLEKSRCIRQAKTERTFHIFYYMVAGAKGKLREELLLESFSNYRFLVAGHVQLPGQQDDEMYDETMEAMDIMGFTEEERIGIQKVVSTVLHLGNIEFKKERNQEQATMPDNTAAQKVCHLQGINVTDFTRAILTPRIKVGRELVQKAQTKEQADFAIEALAKAMYERLFRWILGRVNKALDKTKRQGASFLGILDIAGFEIFEDNSFEQLCINYTNEKLQQLFNHTMFILEQEEYQREGIEWNFIDFGLDLQPCIELIERPNNPPGILALLDEECWFPKATDISFVEKLVNTQGNHSKFAKPKQLKDKTEFSVFHYAGRVDYNATAWLTKNMDPLNDNVTALLNNSASNFVQDLWKDADRVVGLDTIAKMSDSSMPSASKTKKGMFRTVGQLYKESLAKLMTTLHNTQPNFVRCIIPNHEKRAGKLDANLVLEQLRCNGVLEGIRICRQGFPNRIVFQEFRQRYEILAASAIPKAFMDGKQACCLMIKHLDLDPNLYRMGQSKIFFRTGVLAHLEEERDLKITVIIIAFQSQARGYLARKAFAKRQQQLMAMKVIQRNCAAYLKLRIWQWWRLFTKVKPLLQVTRQEEEMGLKDEELTRAKEQAQKSETELKEITLKHAQLLEERNQLQEQLQAETELFAEAEEMRVRLAAKKQELEEILHEMEARLEEEEDRSQAMQVERKKIQQQIQDLEEHLEEEEDARQKLQLEKVTAEGKIKKLEDDILVMEDQNNKLLKERKLMEERIADYSSNLAEEEEKSKNLTKLKNKHESMISELEVRLKKEEKTRQELDKAKRKLEAESNDLQEQIADLQAQIAELKAQLAKKDEELQAALARLEDEMAQKNNALKKIRELEGHISDLQEDLDSERAARNKAEKTKRDLGEELEALKSELEDTLDSTATQQELRAKREQEVTLLKRAMEEEGRTHEAQVQEMRQKHTQVVEELTEQLEQSKRVKSNLEKAKQALEKESSELSIEVRSLSQAKQELEHKRKKVEGQLVDLQSRFTDSEKQKAELGDRVSKITVELESVTNLLNEAEGKNIKLSKDVAGLTSQVQDTQELLAEETRQKLAVSTRLRQMEDDRNGLQEQLEEEMEAKRNVEKYVSTLTVQLSDSKKKLEEFSSNVELLEESKKRLQRDLEAANTQFEEKASAYDKLEKTKNRLQQELEDLMMDLDNQRQLVSNLEKKQKKFDQMLAEEKSISNKFADERDRAEAEAREKETKALSLARALEEAQDAREELERANKALRTEMEDLVSSKDDVGKSVHELEKSKRGLEAQVEEMKTQLEELEDELQAAEDAKLRLEVNMQALKAQFERDLQGRDEQGEEKKRQLIKQVRELETELEDERKQRAIVSAAKKKLEGDIKDLEGQIETSNKGRDEAIKQLRKIQAQMKDFQRELEDARAAREEVLSTAKETERKAKSLEAELMQLQEDMAAAERARKQAEAERDELADELASNASGKSALSDEKRRLEAKISQLEEELEEEQSNMEILNDRLRKSTQQVDQLNNELQTERTTSQKNESARQQMERQNKELKAKLQEMENQVKSKFKSSITALEAKVQQLEEQLEQESREKQATAKGMRQKEKKLKDLMIQVEDERKQAEQYKDQADKGSARVKQLKRQLEEAEEESQRITAARRKLQRELDEATEANDAMSREVNSLKTKLRGNQDPPQ; this is encoded by the exons ATGTCCAAAAAATCAGGCTTGAGTGAGGATGAGAAGTTTCTCTTCCTCGACAAGGACTTCATCAACAGTCCAGTGGCCCAAGCAGACTGGGCTGCAAAGAAGCTGGTGTGGGTCCCTTCTGAGAAACACGGGTTCGAAGCAGCCAGCATCAAGGAGGAGCATGGCGATGAAGTGCTGGTGGAGCTGGCGGACAATGGCAAGAAGGTGACCATCAACAAAGATGACATCCAGAAGATGAACCCGCCCAAATTCAGTAAGGTGGAGGACATGGCGGAGCTGACCTGCCTGAACGAGGCGTCCGTGCTGCACAACCTGAGGGAGAGGTACTTCTCTGGGCTCATCTAT acttactcTGGCCTGTTTTGTGTGGTGGTAAACCCCTATAAAATGCTGCCCATTTATTCTGAGAAGATTATTGAAATGTACAAAGGGAAGAAACGCCATGAAGTGCCCCCCCACATCTACTCCATCACCGACAATGCCTACAGGAACATGATGCAAG ATCGTGAGGATCAGTCAATTCTCTGCAc AGGGGAGTCTGGTGCTGGAAAAACAGAGAACACCAAGAAGGTGATCCAGTACCTGGCAGTGGTGGCCTCTTCTCACAAAGGCAAGAAGGACACCAGTGCT CAACAATCAGGATCACAGCTTGCCTAC GGGGAGCTAGAGAAACAGCTCCTACAGGCCAATCCGATTCTTGAAGCCTTTGGAAATGCTAAGACCATCAAGAATGACAACTCATCACGTTTT GGTAAATTCATCCGCATTAACTTTGACGTGACCGGCTACATCGTTGGAGCCAACATTGAGACCT ACCTGCTAGAGAAGTCCCGCTGTATCAGACAGGCTAAAACTGAGAGGACCTTCCACATCTTCTATTACATGGTGGCTGGAGCCAAAGGGAAACTGCGTG AGGAGCTGTTGCTGGAGAGCTTCAGCAACTACCGGTTCCTGGTGGCTGGACATGTCCAGCTTCCAGGACAGCAGGACGATGAGATGTATGATGAGACCATGGAGGCCATGGATATCATGGGTTTCACTGAGGAGGAGAGGATAG GCATCCAGAAGGTGGTCTCCACAGTGCTGCATCTGGGAAACATTGAATTCAAGAAGGAAAGGAATCAGGAACAGGCTACAATGCCAGACAATACAG CGGCCCAGAAAGTGTGTCACCTGCAGGGCATCAATGTGACAGATTTCACCCGGGCCATACTAACCCCCCGCATAAAAGTGGGCCGGGAGCTGGTACAGAAGGCTCAGACTAAAGAACAG GCTGATTTTGCTATTGAGGCCTTGGCCAAGGCCATGTATGAGCGTCTGTTCCGCTGGATCCTCGGGCGTGTCAACAAGGCACTGGACAAGACCAAACGCCAAGGAGCTTCCTTTTTGGGAATTTTGGACATTGCTGGCTTTGAGATCTTTGAA GATAATTCCTTTGAGCAGCTGTGCATCAACTATACCAACGAGAAGCTGCAGCAGCTCTTCAATCACACCATGTTCATCCTGGAGCAGGAAGAGTACCAGAGGGAGGGCATTGAGTGGAACTTCATCGACTTTGGGCTGGACCTGCAGCCCTGTATTGAGCTCATTGAGAGGCCG aacaACCCTCCAGGCATCCTGGCCCTGCTGGATGAGGAGTGCTGGTTTCCTAAAGCCACAGACATCTCCTTTGTTGAGAAGCTGGTGAATACACAGGGCAACCACAGCAAGTTTGCAAAACCCAAGCAACTGAAAGACAAGACAGAGTTCTCAGTGTTCCACTATGCTGGCAGG GTGGATTACAATGCTACTGCTTGGTTGACTAAGAACATGGACCCACTCAATGACAATGTGACAGCACTACTCAATAACTCAGCTAGCAATTTTGTGCAAGATCTCTGGAAAGATG CGGACCGTGTGGTGGGGTTGGACACCATTGCCAAGATGTCAGATAGCTCTATGCCTAGTGCCTCCAAGACCAAGAAGGGCATGTTTCGCACAGTCGGCCAGCTCTACAAGGAGTCCTTAGCCAAGCTGATGACCACGCTGCATAACACACAGCCCAACTTTGTGCGGTGCATCATCCCCAACCACGAGAAGAGA GCCGGAAAGCTGGATGCTAACCTGGTTTTGGAGCAGCTGAGATGCAATGGTGTGCTGGAGGGAATCCGTATCTGCCGGCAAGGGTTCCCCAACCGCATCGTCTTCCAGGAGTTCCGACAGCG TTATGAGATCTTGGCTGCAAGTGCAATTCCTAAAGCTTTCATGGATGGCAAGCAAGCTTGCTGCCTGATG ATCAAACACCTGGATCTGGACCCCAACCTCTACCGCATGGGTCAGAGCAAGATCTTTTTCCGCACTGGTGTGCTGGCtcacctggaggaggagcgcgACCTCAAGATCACTGTCATTATCATTGCCTTCCAGTCCCAGGCTAGGGGCTACTTGGCCAGAAA GGCATTTGCCAAGAGACAGCAGCAGCTGATGGCTATGAAGGTGATTCAGAGGAACTGTGCTGCCTACCTCAAACTGCGCATCTGGCAGTGGTGGAGGCTGTTCACCAAG GTCAAGCCCCTGCTGCAAGTGACtcgacaggaagaggaaatgggCCTGAAGGATGAAGAGCTGACAAGGGCAAAAGAACAAGCCCAGAAAAGCGAAACGGAGCTAAAGGAGATCACCCTGAAGCACGCACAG cTGTTGGAGGAGAGGAaccagctgcaggagcagctacaggcagagacagagctgTTTGCCGAGGCTGAGGAGATGAGGGTGCGTCTGGCTGCCAAGaaacaggagctggaggagatctTGCATGAGATGGAGGcgcggctggaggaggaggaggaccgaAGTCAGGCCATGCAAGTggaaaggaagaaaatacaGCAGCAGATCCAG GACCTGGAGGAGCAtttggaggaagaggaggatgccCGTCAGAAACTGCAGCTGGAGAAGGTGACAGCTGAGGGCAAGATTAAGAAACTGGAGGATGACATCCTGGTGATGGAGGATCAGAACAACAAGCTGCTCAAG GAGAGAAAGCTAATGGAGGAGAGGATAGCAGACTACAGCTCCAACTTGGCTGAGGAAGAAGAGAAATCCAAGAACCTGACAAAGCTGAAGAATAAACATGAGTCCATGATATCAGAGCTTGAAG TCCGTttgaagaaagaagagaaaaccCGGCAGGAGCTCGACAAGGCCAAGCGCAAGTTAGAGGCGGAGTCCaatgatctccaggaacagattGCCGATCTGCAAGCCCAGATTGCCGAGCTGAAGGCACAGCTGGCCAAAAAGGATGAGGAGCTCCAAGCTGCGCTGGCAAG ACTGGAAGATGAGATGGCCCAGAAGAACAATGCTCTGAAGAAGATCCGTGAGCTGGAGGGACACATCTCTGACCTGCAGGAAGACCTGGACTCTGAGCGCGCTGCCCGCAATAAGGCGGAGAAGACCAAACGTGACCTGGGAGAGGAGCTGGAGGCACTGAAATCTGAGCTGGAGGACACTCTGGACAGCACTGCCACCCAGCAGGAGCTCCG GGCAAAACGAGAGCAGGAAGTGACCCTGCTGAAAAGGGCCATGGAGGAGGAAGGGCGTACACACGAGGCACAGGTGCAGGAGATGCGGCAGAAACATACGCAAGTTGTGGAGGAACTCACCGAGCAACTGGAGCAGTCCAAACGG GTGAAGTCCAACTTGGAGAAAGCCAAGCAGGCTCTGGAGAAGGAGTCGTCGGAGCTGAGCATAGAGGTTCGCTCTCTGAGCCAGGCCAAACAGGAGCTGGAGCACAAGAGGAAGAAGGTGGAGGGGCAGCTGGTCGACCTGCAGTCACGCTTCACCGACAGCGAGAAGCAGAAAGCCGAGCTGGGGGACCGCGTCTCCAAAATCACT GTGGAACTGGAGAGTGTGACCAACCTTCTCAATGAAGCAGAGGGCAAGAATATCAAACTGAGCAAAGATGTGGCCGGCCTGACCTCCCAAGTCCAggacacacag GAGCTGCTTGCAGAGGAGACGAGGCAGAAGCTGGCCGTTTCAACACGCCTGCGTCAGATGGAGGACGATCGCAATGGGCTGCaagagcagctggaggaggagatggaggcaAAGAGGAATGTGGAGAAATACGTCTCCACCCTCACTGTGCAG CTGTCAGACTCCAAGAAGAAGTTGGAGGAGTTTTCCAGCAACGTGGAGCTACTGGAGGAGAGCAAGAAGCGGCTGCAGCGAGACCTGGAAGCAGCCAACACGCAGTTCGAAGAGAAGGCCTCAGCCTACGACAAATTGGAAAAGACAAAGAACCGTCTGCAGCAGGAGCTAGAGGATCTAATGATGGACCTGGACAACCAGAGGCAGTTGGTGTCCAACTTggaaaagaagcagaagaaatTTGACCAG ATGCTTGCAGAGGAGAAGAGCATCTCCAACAAGTTCGCAGATGAGCGTGACCGTGCGGAGGCCGAGGCTCGAGAGAAAGAGACGAAGGCCCTCTCTTTGGCCCGGGCCCTAGAGGAAGCTCAGGATGCCcgcgaggagctggagagggccAACAAAGCCCTGCGCACAGAGATGGAGGACCTGGTCAGCTCCAAGGATGACGTTGGCAAGAGT GTGCATGAACTGGAGAAATCAAAGCGTGGGCTGGAGGCTCAGGTGGAGGAAATGAAGacccagctggaggagctggaagaCGAGCTGCAGGCAGCTGAGGATGCCAAGCTGCGTCTGGAGGTCAACATGCAGGCTCTCAAGGCCCAATTCGAAAGAGACCTGCAGGGCAGAGATGAGCAGGGTGAGGAGAAGAAGAGGCAGCTGATCAAACAG GTACGCGAGCTGGAGACAGAGCTGGAGGACGAACGGAAGCAGAGAGCCATAGTGTCTGCTGCCAAGAAGAAGCTTGAGGGAGACATCAAGGACCTGGAGGGTCAGATTGAAACATCCAACAAGGGCCGAGATGAGGCCATCAAACAGCTGCGCAAGATCCAG GCCCAGATGAAGGACTTCCAGAGAGAACTGGAGGATGCTCGTGCAGCCAGGGAAGAAGTGCTATCCACTGCCAAGGAGACTGAAAGGAAGGCCAAGAGTCTAGAAGCAGAACTgatgcagctgcaggag GATATGGCTGCAGCAGAAAGAGCACGCAAGCAGGCAGAGGCTGAGAGGGACGAGCTTGCCGATGAGCTCGCCAGCAACGCCTCCGGAAA GTCGGCGCTGTCTGATGAGAAACGGCGTCTGGAGGCTAAAATctcccagctggaggaggaacTGGAGGAGGAACAGAGCAACATGGAAATCCTTAATGACAGGCTGAGAAAGAGCACACAGCAG GTGGATCAGCTCAACAATGAACTTCAGACAGAGCGTACCACATCTCAAAAGAATGAGAGTGCACGGCAGCAAATGGAGAGGCAGAACAAGGAGCTGAAGGCCAAGCTCCAGGAGATGGAGAACCAGGTCAAATCCAAGTTCAAGTCCTCCATCACTGCCTTGGAGGCCAAGgtgcagcagctggaggagcagcttgAGCAAGAGAGCAG GGAGAAGCAGGC